The following is a genomic window from Flavobacterium sp..
ATTGAATTAGTTTGTTTTTAGAAGTTAATGAAAGATTATTTTCAGTTATTAAAATCGCACTCAAAAGTGAAACCTCTCTGTGTAGCTCTTTTCAACATAAACATAATTTAAAAAAAACTCTGCGAATCTCTGTGTTAAACTAAGCAGGTTGTACGTATTCCAATTGCTCTAAGCTTACTTTTGAAGTAAAAATCCCATAATTGACAGTTGCTTTTGTTTTTTCAATTACATCAATAGTTCCAATGGCTTTTCCATCAATCATTCGAACTCTGTCACCCACTTTTAGAATAACTTTTGGTTTGTTTTCTTCTTCAATCTTGGCTTTGATTTTCTTTTCTTTTTTAACTACTCTGATTTCTTCTACAATCACTTTGACTTCTTCTTCAACCTTTTTCTGAATAACTTCTTTCACTTTCTTTTCTTTTACAGAAAGCTTTTTACGTTTCGAATTTTCAATTTCAACCATTTTCAAAAACTCACCAATTAAAGTCTTTTTGTCTTTGTTATTGAAGTAGCTTTCCGAAATATCATCTATTTTTTGCCCTATATAAATCAAACGCTGGTTTGCGTCATACAATTCTTGATAACGTTCTAATTTATCCTGAATTTTCGCATTGATAGTTTCCATTTTCTTGCTTTCCTCTCGCGCTTTGGTTTCTTCTTCTTTTAAATTTAAAGACGTTTTTTCTAATTTTGAACGTTCTTTTTGAAGAGTAGCTATCGTTTTATCAAAGCGAACTTTTCCACCTTCAATTTTCTTTTTGGCACGATTGATTAGTCCAAATGGAATACCGTTTTTCTGAGCGACTTCAAACGTAAACGAACTTCCGGCTTGACCTAAAATCAATTTGTACATAGGTTCTAATGATTTCTCATCAAATAGCATGTTGGCATTGGATGCGAAAGGTAATTCGTTGGCTAATATTTTTAAATTACTATAATGTGTTGTAATGATTCCGAATGCTTCACGAGCGTAAAATTCTTCTAAGAATGTTTCAGCCAATGCGCCGCCCAATTCAGGATCAGAACCTGTACCAAATTCATCAATCAAGAACAATGTTTTATCGTTACATTTCTTTAAAAAATAGTTCATGTTTTTTAATCGATAACTGTAAGTACTTAAATGATTTTCAATAGATTGGTTGTCTCCAATATCTGTTAAAATACGATCAAATAAAAACGTTTCGCTTCTTTCGTGGACTGGAATTAACATACCGCTTTGCAACATCAATTGCAATAATCCAACGGTTTTTAATGAAATTGTTTTCCCACCAGCATTCGGTCCCGAAATCACAATAATGCGACTTTCGTTATGTAATTCGATGGTTTGTGGATAGGTAGTTGCTTTTTTTTCTTTATTGTTTAAATACAAAATAGGGTGGAAGGCTTCTCTAAAAAACAAACGTTTCTCTTCAATAATATTGGGAAGTATTCCATTTATTTTATAGGCGTATTTCGCTTTGGCAGAAATCACATCTACATCACTCAAAAAGTCTTGATAAGCCGAAATCGTTTCTGTAAATGGACGAATTTCATTAGTTAAACGCTTTAAAATTCGCATGATTTCTTCTCGTTCTTCAAATTCGAAATTATTTAATTCGCGTGAATATCGTTGCGCTGCTTCGGGTTCAATATAAGCGATACTACCTGTTTTAGAATTTCCTAAAATAGAGCCTTTTACTTTTCTGCGATACATGGCTAAAACCGCTAAAACTCTACGATTTTCAACTACTGTTTCTTTAATATCATCTAAGTAACCAAGTGAGTTGTATTGACTCAAAGCCATACCAAAACTCTGGTTAATTTTACCACGCACAAGATTTATATTACGACGAATATCTATCAAATCGGGGGAAGCGTTGTCTTTGATAATGCCAAATTTATCAACCACTTCATCAATACGTTGCAAAATCAATTTTACAATGTCAATTTGCGCTCCTTTTTGATATAAATTTGGATAGTAATCTTCAAATTTCTTTAAAAATTGAATGAGCGTAATAGCAGTTTCTGAAAGGTTTCCAATTTTTTTAAAACTTCCCACTTCTAAAAAACTATCTTCAATAGCTAAGAA
Proteins encoded in this region:
- a CDS encoding endonuclease MutS2 encodes the protein MISITQKTLQDLEFNTVLETIASRCNTDIGEAKAMAIIPFKNKEELLINLKQTSEYLSSFSNNNAIPNHGFENINYELKFLAIEDSFLEVGSFKKIGNLSETAITLIQFLKKFEDYYPNLYQKGAQIDIVKLILQRIDEVVDKFGIIKDNASPDLIDIRRNINLVRGKINQSFGMALSQYNSLGYLDDIKETVVENRRVLAVLAMYRRKVKGSILGNSKTGSIAYIEPEAAQRYSRELNNFEFEEREEIMRILKRLTNEIRPFTETISAYQDFLSDVDVISAKAKYAYKINGILPNIIEEKRLFFREAFHPILYLNNKEKKATTYPQTIELHNESRIIVISGPNAGGKTISLKTVGLLQLMLQSGMLIPVHERSETFLFDRILTDIGDNQSIENHLSTYSYRLKNMNYFLKKCNDKTLFLIDEFGTGSDPELGGALAETFLEEFYAREAFGIITTHYSNLKILANELPFASNANMLFDEKSLEPMYKLILGQAGSSFTFEVAQKNGIPFGLINRAKKKIEGGKVRFDKTIATLQKERSKLEKTSLNLKEEETKAREESKKMETINAKIQDKLERYQELYDANQRLIYIGQKIDDISESYFNNKDKKTLIGEFLKMVEIENSKRKKLSVKEKKVKEVIQKKVEEEVKVIVEEIRVVKKEKKIKAKIEEENKPKVILKVGDRVRMIDGKAIGTIDVIEKTKATVNYGIFTSKVSLEQLEYVQPA